A part of Maniola jurtina chromosome 19, ilManJurt1.1, whole genome shotgun sequence genomic DNA contains:
- the LOC123874743 gene encoding electron transfer flavoprotein subunit beta, translated as MSRVLVGVKRVIDYAVKIRVKPDKTGVVTDGVKHSMNPFDEIAVEEAVRMKEKKLASEVIAVSCGPAQAQETLRTALAMGADRAIHVEVAGAEYDTMQPLHVAKILAKLSQDEKADIIIVGKQAIDDDSNQTAQMTAAILDWPQGTFASKVEKTGDGLTVTREIDGGLEVIKTKLPAVISADLRLNEPRYATLPNIMKAKKKPMKKVSAKDLGVDLSPRIKIVSVEDPPVRQAGSIVPDVDTLVAKLKEGGHV; from the exons atgTCTCGTGTATTAGTTGGTGTTAAAAGAGTGATTGATTACGCAGTTAAG ATCCGTGTGAAACCAGACAAAACTGGAGTAGTGACAGATGGGGTGAAGCACTCAATGAACCCATTTGATGAAATAGCAGTGGAGGAGGCTGTTCGGATGAAGGAGAAGAAGCTTGCCAGTGAAGTCATTGCTGTTTCTTGTGGCCCTGCACAAGCCCAA GAGACACTTCGAACTGCACTGGCTATGGGAGCTGACCGAGCTATTCATGTGGAGGTGGCAGGGGCTGAGTATGACACCATGCAGCCCCTTCATGTAGCCAAAATACTAGCTAAGCTCTCACAGGATGAGAAGGCAGACATTATTATTGTTGGGAAGCAG GCCATTGATGATGACTCCAATCAAACTGCACAAATGACAGCTGCCATCCTGGACTGGCCTCAAGGCACTTTTGCCTCTAAG gtaGAGAAGACTGGTGATGGTTTGACAGTGACCAGGGAGATTGATGGGGGTTTGGAGGTGATCAAGACCAAATTACCCGCAGTGATCAGTGCTGACCTTAGGCTGAACGAGCCCAGATATGCCACACTACCTAACATCATG AAAGCCAAAAAGAAGCCCATGAAGAAAGTCAGTGCAAAGGACCTTGGTGTAGATTTGTCACCTAGAATCAAAATCGTCAGCGTAGAAGATCCCCCGGTGAGGCAAGCTGGTTCCATCGTCCCAGATGTAGACACCCTAGTCGCTAAGCTGAAGGAAGGGGGCCATGTTTAA